From a region of the Labrus mixtus chromosome 5, fLabMix1.1, whole genome shotgun sequence genome:
- the LOC132973792 gene encoding uncharacterized protein LOC132973792 → MPGMAITFILITFPPSPCCQLLCGSLSTHNVSLSSAPLHTVTMSLQTVLLMLSVCFYMFPPALSPHPDSAKKKSGCFKVNNCKCIMKDGSGVINLKAMGDADGFLGRLRPVSAENLPVSVELLLSFSPCQPFSQPEDSTGTECTNVAACLVVRYHEINRFINRYFSYGRHEGNEFHYNDTLKTLSVSYFSHEQKLLTVVHYHCNPDEPASYIQDLSLGTEEPLQIWVESPCACQNACAMGDLGVGTIFLIILCVSAAAYFILGSCALRPFRSSSGVQISPEHSVWCMICYLCTERRPARGHYADMTHSERQAAATLCNATGSLSVSNVLT, encoded by the exons ATGCCCGGAATGGCAATCACCTTTATTCTAATTACTTTCCCACCATCACCATGCTGTCAGCTGCTCTGTGGCTCCCTCTCAACACACAACGTGTCACTTTCCTCTGCACCGCTGCACACTGTCACCATGAGCCTTCAGACCGTCCTCCTCATgctctcagtttgtttttacatgtttcccCCGGCTCTCTCCCCTCATCCTGACTCTGCGAAAAAGAAGTCAGGCTGCTTCAAAGTCAACAACTGCAAATGCATCATGAAGGACGGCAGCGGCGTGATTAACCTGAAAGCTATGGGAGATGCAGACGGTTTCCTGGGGCGCTTGAGGCCTGTGTCCGCAGAGAACCTGCCCGTCAGTGTGGAGCTCCTCCTGTCCTTCAGCCCCTGCCAACCCTTCTCACAGCCAGAGGACTCGACAGGAACGGAGTGCACCAACGTTGCTGCATGCCTCGTCGTCAG GTATCACGAGATCAACAGATTCATTAACCGCTATTTCAGCTATGGTAGACATGAAGGGAATGAGTTCCACTACAACGACACCCTGAAGACGCTGTCTGTCTCATACTTTT CTCATGAGCAGAAGCTGCTCACAGTGGTGCATTATCACTGTAACCCCGATGAACCCGCTTCTTACATCCAGGACCTGAGTCTCGGCACAGAGGAGCCCCTGCAGATCTGGGTGGAGAGCCCCTGTGCATGTCAGAATGCCTGCGCCATGGGAGATCTGGGCGTGGGTACCatcttcctcatcatcctctGCGTCAGTGCAGCTGCATACTTCATCCTTg GCTCCTGCGCCCTGAGGCCTTTTCGGAGCAGCAGTGGAGTTCAGATCTCTCCCGAGCACAGTGTGTGGTGTATGATCTGCTACCTCTGCACTGAGAGAAGGCCAGCAAGAGGACACTATGCAGACATGACACACAGCGAACGACAAGCAGCTGCAACCCTCTGCAACGCTACAGGAAGTCTCAGtgtgtcaaatgttttgacCTGA
- the LOC132973791 gene encoding uncharacterized protein LOC132973791 has translation MTHERRDADESMMSLHSVPRRNSQSEPFRDSTEFSLLPTRPRSSGNTGRSSTASELLGLQVRGFCCPLQQRPSSGRTTHRVSTQSRRGGGGSRTLLNGLKGRLDVREEPASRSRSRSWSRPEMTAGGGAPSVCHHRDPISESAETPTTPSDERRTLHALTGATKVSELHLYLPSSLCDDEEQDAETADMRATAEDTQGSELNMTQC, from the exons atgacgcATGAGAGGAGAGATGCAGATGAAAGCATGATGTCGCTCCACAGCGTGCCAAGGAGGAACTCTCAGTCTGAACCCTTTCGTGACAGCACAGAGTTCTCTTTGCTTCCAACAAGACCCCGGTCCTCTGGAAACACGGGGCGTTCCTCCACAGCCTCTGAGCTCCTGGGTCTGCAAG TGCGAGGGTTCTGCTGTCCCCTGCAGCAGAGGCCCAGCAGTGGGAGGACGACACACAGGGTGAGTACACAAAgcagaaggggaggagggggcagccGGACTCTGCTAAACGGTCTGAAGGGAAGGTTGGACGTCAGAGAAGAACCAgcgtccaggtccaggtccaggagTTGGAGCAGACCGGAGATGACCGCAGGAGGCGGAGCTCCCAGCGTGTGCCATCACAGAGATCCAATCAGTGAATCAGCAG AAACTCCCACAACCCCCAGCGATGAGAGGCGGACTCTTCACGCACTGACCGGAGCCACAAAAGTTTCAGAGCTCCATCTGTATCTGCCTTCATCGCTCTGTGATGATGAGGAGCAGGACGCAGAGACGGCAGACATGAG GGCTACAGCAGAGGACACTCAGGGATCTGAGCTCAATATGACCCAATGCTAA